The following are encoded in a window of Dictyostelium discoideum AX4 chromosome 6 chromosome, whole genome shotgun sequence genomic DNA:
- the trappc2l gene encoding trafficking protein particle complex subunit 2-like protein — protein sequence MKKIVCVAIVGKGNNPLFIQDFSSSITDENKLKLHYIVHCSLDIIEDKPGSNKKLPSDMYLGLLYPTEDYKVYGYLTNTKIKFIIVVLDTSDIKDSDLKLFFKRLQTLFINTTSNPFYKPNSKVESKKFLQEVTNLVPSL from the exons atgaagaaaattgTTTGTGTCGCAATCGTTGGAAAGGGA aatAACCCATTATTTATTCAAGATTTTTCATCAAGTATAactgatgaaaataaattaaaattacactATATCGTTCATTGTTCATTAGATATTATAGAGGATAAAC CTGGTTCAAACAAAAAGTTACCAAGTGATATGTATTTAGGTTTATTATACCCAACTGAAGATTATAAAGT ATATGGATATTTAACAAACACAAAAATTAAGTTCATTATTGTAGTTTTAGATACATCAGATATTAAAGATtctgatttaaaatta ttttttaagaGATTACAaacattatttataaatacaaCAAGCAATCCATTTTATAAACCAAATAGTAAAGTAGAAtctaaaaagtttttacAAGAAGTAACAAATCTTGTACCAtcattgtaa